In Bufo gargarizans isolate SCDJY-AF-19 chromosome 6, ASM1485885v1, whole genome shotgun sequence, a single genomic region encodes these proteins:
- the RCVRN gene encoding recoverin encodes MGNSKSSALSKEILEELQLNTKFTQEELCTWYQSFLKECPSGKISKQQFENIYSKFFPDADPKAYAQHVFRSFDANNDGTLDFKEYMIALHMTSSGKTNQKLEWAFCLYDVDGNGTISKPEVLEIITAIFKMINVEDQKHLPDDENSPEKRTNKIWDFFGKKNDDKLTEGEFIQGIMNNKEILRLIQFEPQKVKEKLKEKK; translated from the exons ATGGGCAATAGCAAAAGCAGTGCCCTATCTAAAGAGATTCTAGAAGAACTTCAGTTGAACACTAAATTTACCCAGGAAGAGTTGTGCACTTGGTATCAGTCCTTCTTAAAGGAATGTCCGAGTGGAAAGATCTCCAAACAGCAGTTTGAAAATATCTACTCAAAATTCTTTCCGGATGCTGATCCAAAAGCATATGCCCAGCATGTCTTCAGAAGCTTCGATGCCAACAACGATGGGACGCTGGACTTTAAGGAATACATGATTGCTCTTCATATGACCTCATCTGGGAAAACTAACCAAAAACTAGAGTGGGCATTCTGCTTATATGATGTAGACGGAAATGGGACCATCAGTAAACCAGAAGTTCTTGAAATCATCACG gCAATATTCAAAATGATAAATGTTGAAGATCAAAAACATCTTCCAGATGATGAAAACAGTCCAGAGAAGAGAACTAATAAAATATGggacttctttggcaagaaaaaTGATG ACAAACTCACAGAAGGGGAATTTATTCAGGGAATCATGAATAATAAAGAAATCCTACGTTTGATCCAGTTTGAACCTCAAAAAGTCaaggaaaaactaaaagaaaaGAAATAA